The Euzebya sp. genome contains a region encoding:
- a CDS encoding septum formation family protein has translation MSQPPGGNPPPQPGAGDQGWGAQVGWGDQQPSSPHQPSPTQQGWAPQGVPPGAYPPQGGPPEGFVHQGGYRPGAYGPPPQPPQRRRGRGWLIAGLVVVVIVSGVIVLQTTGVISTSRDVDRLSAGDCVQVPEEMAEITSLDTVPCDQAHGGEVFFVTELPGDDDAAFPVLGVEDEAVDLCLPEFEAYTGLDFFVEAAAGHLDVVWLSPTFGSWQQGDRGLTCIATSADGADLTGSLAR, from the coding sequence ATGTCACAGCCGCCGGGCGGCAACCCGCCGCCACAGCCGGGGGCCGGAGATCAGGGCTGGGGTGCACAGGTGGGCTGGGGCGACCAGCAGCCCAGCTCCCCGCACCAGCCCAGCCCCACGCAGCAGGGTTGGGCGCCTCAGGGAGTCCCACCAGGCGCGTACCCGCCGCAGGGCGGGCCTCCGGAGGGGTTCGTCCACCAGGGCGGCTACCGGCCGGGGGCGTACGGGCCACCGCCGCAGCCCCCGCAGCGGAGGCGGGGGAGGGGGTGGCTGATCGCCGGTCTAGTGGTGGTCGTGATCGTCAGCGGGGTGATCGTGCTCCAGACGACCGGGGTGATCAGCACGTCCCGGGACGTGGACCGGCTGTCGGCCGGCGACTGCGTCCAGGTCCCCGAGGAGATGGCGGAGATCACCTCCCTCGACACGGTCCCCTGCGACCAGGCCCACGGCGGCGAGGTGTTCTTCGTCACCGAGCTGCCAGGTGACGACGACGCGGCCTTCCCGGTCCTGGGCGTGGAGGACGAGGCCGTCGACCTGTGCCTGCCTGAGTTCGAGGCCTACACGGGACTCGACTTCTTCGTCGAGGCGGCCGCGGGCCACCTCGACGTCGTCTGGCTGTCGCCGACCTTCGGCAGCTGGCAGCAGGGTGACCGGGGGCTGACCTGCATCGCCACGTCGGCGGACGGCGCGGACCTGACCGGGTCGCTGGCGCGGTAG
- a CDS encoding glycoside hydrolase family 3 protein, with protein sequence MAAAVRRRGGFGVLLVLALAVVVAACSGGGSEDVADRPPDLESVGTEAWMGEGVDPGATAVQPGPSSEDPTAAGEVEVPTGPASAPPPAGGDAAPVDPSTDVAAIVASMTVEQKVGQLFTATVIGDDAVSVSDAAATANQALYGVATPAEVVERYHLGGVAYFAHDQGPGTSNVADPVRTAALSAGLQQAAAAGSGIGLLIGADQEGGPVVRLRSPVTVFPSARDVARTGDVDLAREVGQVTGTEMRAVGVNWVYAPVADVNVNPSNPVIGERAFGTSADAVVPFVRATAEGLAAGGVLPTLKHFPGHGDTDIDSHSSLPTITHDAATLESVDWPPFALAEELAPISVMVGHLAVPSLDPSGRPATISADILSVLRDDAGAGGQGDGGLGFDGLVVTDAMNMGALTGFGDAGSLAVDAIVAGVDVVLMPSDLPVAWEAVRAAVESGEISAARLDEAVTRILEAKAAIGVLDARAAGGGIDPSVLGTPAHADVRARVEAACGC encoded by the coding sequence GTGGCAGCTGCGGTGAGGCGTCGCGGGGGGTTCGGGGTCCTCCTCGTGCTGGCGCTCGCCGTGGTCGTGGCGGCGTGCAGCGGTGGCGGGTCCGAGGATGTCGCCGACCGTCCGCCCGACCTCGAGTCCGTCGGGACCGAGGCGTGGATGGGCGAGGGCGTCGACCCCGGCGCGACCGCGGTGCAGCCGGGCCCCTCCAGCGAGGACCCGACGGCGGCCGGCGAGGTCGAGGTGCCCACCGGGCCGGCGTCAGCCCCGCCCCCCGCCGGCGGCGACGCCGCCCCGGTCGATCCCTCCACCGACGTGGCGGCGATCGTCGCATCGATGACCGTCGAGCAGAAGGTCGGTCAGCTGTTCACCGCGACGGTGATCGGCGATGACGCGGTGTCGGTGTCGGACGCCGCCGCGACGGCGAACCAGGCCCTGTACGGCGTCGCGACCCCGGCGGAGGTCGTGGAGCGCTACCACCTCGGCGGCGTCGCGTACTTCGCCCACGACCAGGGTCCGGGCACCTCGAACGTCGCCGACCCGGTCCGCACCGCCGCGCTGTCCGCCGGGCTGCAGCAGGCCGCCGCGGCCGGCTCCGGCATCGGGTTGCTCATCGGCGCGGACCAGGAGGGCGGCCCCGTCGTGCGCCTGCGGTCGCCCGTGACCGTGTTCCCCTCCGCCCGGGACGTCGCCCGCACCGGCGACGTCGACCTGGCCCGCGAGGTCGGGCAGGTCACCGGCACCGAGATGCGGGCAGTCGGGGTCAACTGGGTCTACGCGCCGGTCGCCGACGTCAACGTCAACCCGTCCAACCCGGTGATCGGCGAGCGGGCGTTCGGCACCTCCGCCGACGCGGTCGTCCCGTTCGTCCGCGCGACAGCTGAGGGGTTGGCCGCCGGCGGGGTCCTGCCGACCCTCAAGCACTTCCCCGGGCACGGCGACACCGACATCGACAGCCACTCGAGCCTGCCGACCATCACACACGACGCGGCGACGCTCGAGTCGGTCGACTGGCCGCCGTTCGCCCTCGCCGAGGAGCTGGCACCGATCAGCGTGATGGTCGGCCACCTGGCCGTCCCCTCCCTCGACCCCTCCGGACGTCCCGCGACGATCTCCGCCGACATCCTGTCGGTGCTGCGCGACGACGCGGGTGCCGGAGGTCAGGGGGACGGCGGGCTGGGCTTCGACGGGCTGGTCGTCACCGACGCGATGAACATGGGGGCGCTGACGGGGTTCGGCGACGCCGGGTCGCTGGCGGTCGACGCGATCGTCGCCGGGGTCGACGTCGTGCTGATGCCGAGCGACCTGCCCGTGGCCTGGGAGGCGGTGCGGGCCGCGGTCGAGTCCGGTGAGATCAGCGCGGCGCGGCTCGACGAGGCGGTCACCAGGATCCTCGAGGCCAAGGCCGCCATCGGCGTGCTCGACGCGCGCGCCGCCGGCGGGGGGATCGACCCGTCCGTGCTCGGGACGCCAGCCCACGCCGATGTGCGGGCCCGCGTCGAGGCGGCCTGCGGGTGCTGA
- a CDS encoding DUF4388 domain-containing protein, with protein sequence MLAGSLTEFSLPDVFGLLATTRKTGVLHVSHDDVQGRIWISQGDIAFAVADVTRAPLAARLVHSGELDVDAVADVVRAHAREDEGSGDVGSGDVAAALADAGIAADRAAELIRDQVTDAVVELARWAAGQFSFDAGAEVAPTATGLATTEVLDAVRDRLATWEQLAAEVPADDQVLVAVCRPPLAASGTIELDAEQWRILTLVDGTRTVADLVRLSGQSRLVVAQRLAEMVADGLIAPTDEDGTDASAAHREAALAALEHDLLGAPAPDDAPTSPAPASPAPSRRAAVAAALEGEGVEEPAVDDEVDVEAVVAVDDGDVEDADDADDVEGADGGADAVVPRWGPPGSPLAAARAETSADGTDAPPTVSSDLLTRLIEGVRGG encoded by the coding sequence ATGCTCGCGGGGTCGCTGACCGAGTTCTCCCTGCCCGACGTCTTCGGTCTGCTCGCGACGACGCGGAAGACCGGTGTGCTGCACGTCTCTCACGACGATGTCCAGGGGCGGATCTGGATCAGCCAGGGCGACATCGCGTTCGCGGTCGCCGACGTCACCCGCGCCCCGCTGGCCGCCCGGCTGGTCCACAGCGGTGAGCTGGACGTCGACGCGGTCGCCGACGTCGTGCGCGCACACGCGCGCGAGGACGAGGGGTCGGGGGACGTGGGGTCGGGGGATGTCGCCGCCGCGCTGGCCGACGCGGGCATCGCCGCTGACCGCGCGGCCGAACTGATCCGCGACCAGGTGACCGACGCGGTGGTGGAGCTCGCGCGGTGGGCCGCGGGCCAGTTCAGCTTCGACGCGGGCGCAGAGGTCGCCCCCACGGCCACCGGGCTGGCCACGACCGAGGTGCTCGACGCCGTCCGCGACCGGCTGGCCACCTGGGAGCAGCTCGCCGCCGAGGTGCCCGCGGACGACCAGGTCCTGGTCGCGGTGTGCCGTCCCCCGCTGGCCGCCTCCGGCACGATCGAGCTGGACGCCGAGCAGTGGCGGATCCTCACCCTCGTCGACGGCACCCGCACCGTGGCCGACCTGGTCCGCCTCAGCGGCCAGAGCCGGCTCGTCGTCGCCCAGCGTCTCGCCGAGATGGTCGCCGACGGCCTGATCGCGCCCACCGACGAGGACGGGACCGACGCCTCGGCCGCGCACCGCGAGGCCGCGCTGGCCGCTCTGGAGCACGATCTGCTCGGCGCCCCCGCGCCGGACGACGCGCCGACGTCGCCTGCGCCGGCCAGCCCCGCCCCCTCGCGTCGCGCTGCGGTCGCCGCCGCGCTCGAGGGCGAGGGTGTGGAGGAGCCGGCGGTCGACGACGAGGTGGACGTCGAGGCGGTGGTGGCCGTTGACGACGGGGATGTCGAGGACGCGGACGACGCGGACGATGTCGAGGGGGCGGATGGGGGAGCGGACGCGGTCGTGCCGCGGTGGGGGCCGCCCGGCTCGCCACTGGCCGCCGCCAGGGCCGAGACGTCGGCGGACGGGACCGACGCCCCGCCGACGGTCAGCTCCGACCTGCTCACCCGGTTGATCGAGGGTGTCCGGGGTGGCTGA
- the mltG gene encoding endolytic transglycosylase MltG, with protein MTNSSKVFLVFLIALIGGGYYAFQQWNAGLGGGDEVALADGPVTLTIPEGTGAREVAQILEDNGVVASASAFTASASIGGRASQIKPGTYTLDPQASTDDLLDQLVAGPAGAEVFRVTIPEGLTVPQTLERIADAEGSPFTVEQLREALALVAIPEWVPPDRELPDGAEAFEGLLFPNTYEFTVEEAPEQVLTRLVQETDAVVNEVGAASRNGLSLYETLTLGSLIEREARVADERPVISSVIHNRIEDGIALNIDATVVYGITIATGERPDRLLTEDYSFDTPWSTYVYPGLPPTPISGVGRASLEAAAGPADTGFYYYVVENPETGEHRFSETLEEHNQAIAEIRGG; from the coding sequence ATGACCAACTCCTCAAAGGTGTTCCTCGTCTTCCTGATCGCCCTGATCGGGGGCGGGTACTACGCCTTCCAGCAGTGGAACGCCGGCCTGGGAGGCGGCGACGAGGTCGCGCTCGCCGACGGGCCCGTGACGCTGACGATCCCCGAGGGCACCGGCGCCCGCGAGGTCGCCCAGATCCTCGAGGACAACGGCGTCGTCGCCTCCGCCAGCGCGTTCACCGCCTCGGCGTCCATCGGCGGCCGGGCCAGCCAGATCAAGCCGGGCACCTACACCCTGGACCCCCAGGCCAGCACCGACGACCTGCTCGACCAACTCGTCGCCGGGCCGGCCGGGGCGGAGGTGTTCCGGGTCACCATCCCCGAGGGCCTGACCGTCCCACAGACCCTCGAGCGGATCGCCGACGCCGAGGGGTCGCCGTTCACCGTCGAGCAGCTCCGCGAGGCGCTGGCGCTGGTCGCCATCCCCGAGTGGGTGCCGCCGGACCGCGAGCTGCCCGACGGCGCCGAGGCGTTCGAGGGGCTGCTGTTCCCCAACACCTACGAGTTCACGGTGGAGGAGGCCCCCGAGCAGGTCCTGACCCGCCTGGTGCAGGAGACCGACGCGGTGGTGAACGAGGTCGGCGCGGCGTCCCGCAACGGCCTGTCGCTGTACGAGACCCTGACCCTCGGCTCGCTGATCGAGCGGGAGGCTCGCGTCGCCGACGAGCGCCCGGTCATCTCCTCGGTCATCCACAACCGGATCGAGGACGGCATCGCCCTCAACATCGATGCCACCGTCGTCTACGGGATCACGATCGCGACGGGTGAGCGGCCCGACCGGCTGCTGACCGAGGACTACTCCTTCGACACGCCGTGGTCGACGTACGTGTACCCGGGCCTGCCGCCCACGCCGATCTCCGGGGTCGGCCGCGCGTCGCTCGAGGCCGCCGCCGGACCGGCGGACACCGGCTTCTACTACTACGTCGTCGAGAACCCCGAGACCGGCGAGCACCGGTTCTCCGAGACCCTCGAGGAGCACAACCAGGCCATCGCCGAGATCCGCGGCGGGTAG
- the sppA gene encoding signal peptide peptidase SppA — MRIAGLPLPSPSRASRAEATTLLELDLTRGLVEAPPSTPLQALRERGTPSLRSVIDALRRAADDERVGGLVAHVGGAELTFAQAGELRSAVAAFRASGRTAVCWTESFGEWGPGNVTYHLACAFEEIWLQPSGDVGLTGVVAGAVFLRGALDKLDVEPQIGQRHEYKTAADTFLRTEMSDAHREMAERLAASATEFLVADVAADRGLTPEQVRAVIDEAPVTGERAVELGLVDRLGYRHDVYAALRERLGGGTGAGSGSGDVELKYVERYGKGVGAAIKATATRGRPVIAVVQGSGTIHLGRSNASPLARSESIGADTFGAALRAAGRDDDVKAVVVRVDSGGGSYVASDAIRREVLALREAGTPVIASMGSVAASGGYFIAMAADEVLADAGTLTGSIGVLAGKQVLAEALGRIGVNVQSVSTGRYAEMFSSQRRFTDEEWARLGEWLDRVYDDFTAKAAADRGMGVEDLRAVARGRVWTGADAQRHGLVDILGGLDDAVGRACARAGLDRRDVEVRPFPRSNALARMMPAENSDHPAAMTASLAGAAGSWHALLEVLGLPPVGVLSMPVRWQLR, encoded by the coding sequence ATGCGCATCGCCGGACTGCCGTTGCCCTCCCCCTCCCGCGCCTCGCGCGCGGAGGCGACGACGCTCCTCGAGCTCGACCTCACCCGGGGCCTGGTGGAGGCGCCGCCGAGCACCCCGCTGCAGGCGCTGCGCGAGCGGGGCACCCCGAGCCTGCGCTCGGTCATCGATGCGCTGCGGCGGGCCGCGGACGACGAGCGCGTTGGCGGGCTGGTCGCCCACGTCGGCGGAGCCGAGCTGACCTTCGCCCAGGCCGGTGAGCTCCGGAGCGCCGTCGCGGCCTTCCGCGCGTCGGGCCGGACGGCGGTGTGCTGGACCGAGAGCTTCGGGGAGTGGGGACCGGGCAACGTCACCTACCACCTGGCCTGCGCCTTCGAGGAGATCTGGCTACAGCCCTCCGGCGACGTCGGGCTGACCGGCGTCGTCGCCGGCGCGGTGTTCCTGCGCGGCGCGCTCGACAAGCTGGACGTGGAGCCGCAGATCGGCCAGCGCCACGAGTACAAGACCGCCGCGGACACGTTCCTCCGCACCGAGATGTCCGACGCGCACCGCGAGATGGCCGAGCGGCTGGCCGCGTCCGCCACCGAGTTCCTGGTCGCCGACGTCGCCGCGGACCGCGGCCTGACGCCCGAGCAGGTCCGGGCGGTGATCGACGAGGCGCCGGTGACCGGCGAGCGGGCCGTGGAGCTCGGCCTGGTCGACCGGCTCGGCTACCGCCACGACGTCTACGCGGCGCTGCGCGAGCGGCTGGGGGGCGGGACCGGGGCGGGGTCCGGGTCCGGTGACGTCGAGCTCAAGTACGTCGAGCGCTACGGCAAGGGTGTGGGGGCCGCCATCAAGGCGACCGCGACCAGAGGCCGACCTGTCATCGCCGTCGTGCAGGGGTCGGGGACCATCCACCTGGGCCGGTCCAACGCCTCCCCGCTGGCCCGCTCGGAGTCCATCGGCGCGGACACCTTCGGCGCGGCCCTCCGCGCGGCCGGGCGGGACGACGACGTCAAGGCCGTGGTGGTCCGGGTCGACTCCGGGGGCGGGTCCTACGTCGCCTCCGACGCGATCCGCCGGGAGGTCCTGGCCCTCCGGGAGGCCGGGACGCCAGTGATCGCGTCGATGGGCTCGGTCGCCGCGTCAGGTGGCTACTTCATCGCGATGGCCGCCGACGAGGTGCTGGCGGACGCCGGGACGCTGACTGGGTCGATCGGGGTGCTGGCCGGCAAGCAGGTGCTCGCCGAGGCCCTCGGGCGGATCGGCGTGAACGTCCAGAGCGTGTCGACGGGCCGGTACGCCGAGATGTTCTCGAGTCAGCGGCGCTTCACCGACGAGGAGTGGGCGCGGCTCGGCGAGTGGCTCGACCGGGTCTACGACGACTTCACCGCCAAGGCGGCCGCGGACCGGGGCATGGGTGTCGAGGACCTGCGCGCGGTCGCCCGCGGGCGGGTCTGGACCGGCGCGGACGCCCAGCGGCACGGGCTGGTCGACATCCTCGGCGGGTTGGACGACGCGGTCGGGCGGGCCTGCGCGCGAGCCGGCCTGGACCGGCGCGACGTCGAGGTCAGGCCGTTCCCCCGCTCGAACGCGCTGGCCCGGATGATGCCGGCGGAGAACTCCGACCACCCGGCGGCGATGACCGCGTCGCTCGCGGGCGCGGCCGGGTCGTGGCACGCGCTGTTGGAGGTACTCGGCCTGCCGCCGGTCGGGGTCCTGAGCATGCCGGTGCGGTGGCAGCTGCGGTGA
- the alaS gene encoding alanine--tRNA ligase yields the protein MQTAQIRSSFLEFFRARDHRVLPSASLIPQDPTLLLTVAGMVPFKPYFLGEATPEHPRAATIQKVARTNDIENVGRTTRHLTFFEMLGNFSFGDYFKAEAIRWAYELSVTPASEGGLGFDPERLWATVYESDDEAEQLWLSETDIPAARIQRRDAKDNFWSTGGPGPCGPCTEIFYDRGPEHGAEGGPVVDETRYTEYWNLVFMQYETDGRGNPELKGSDSIVGTLPKQNVDTGSGLERVAMLLQDVPTLFDTDEFRPLVDLASELTSTPYTGQFGEGATPSDVWLRVIAEHARATAFLIGDGVLPANEGRGYVLRRLLRRVVNSARKLGLDDPIMPTMTGAVIDTYGDHYPDLKAQATLITKVAQAEEDTFAATLRSGLSMLDSAIETAKATEGSALDAQTAFTLHDTYGFPVDLTIEIAAEQGVTLDRDAFAEHMDAQRARARAATKAGREGVSTDVYKQAASAAGGVEFTGYERESDTSAVAALIAGGGLVDRAQEGDEVQVVLRRTPFYAEGGGQLGDHGVITTPTGRIQVTDTTTPAEGLIVHTGTVVAGEVATGEDAEAEIDHDRRTSIRRGHTATHILHATIREMLGDHAAQAGSAIDAGHFRFDFPHFEAISSDQLAELEGLVNDRIADNPEVQTRLMSQEEARSTGATALFGEKYGDTVRVVTIEEYSKELCGGTHVHSAGEVGLFTVLDEGSIANNVRRIQALTGPEAFGHLSKERLIAQSVARILKVPSEDVPARVEELMARVRDVEKQLARAREEAVLAQADQLLADAEAVGDARVVSGVIAGADHDALRTLALDLRNRIGRGAVVLGTMKADGKAQLLAALSADVVEAGTQAADVLRPGATVVGGGAGGTGDDAQAGGKDGSKVAEAVQVAAAEARSRLQA from the coding sequence ATGCAGACCGCCCAGATCCGCTCGTCCTTCCTGGAGTTCTTCCGGGCCCGCGACCACCGCGTGCTGCCCAGCGCCAGCCTGATCCCGCAGGACCCGACGCTGCTGCTGACCGTCGCCGGCATGGTCCCGTTCAAGCCCTACTTCCTGGGCGAGGCGACCCCCGAGCACCCGAGGGCGGCGACGATCCAGAAGGTCGCGCGGACCAACGACATCGAGAACGTCGGGCGGACGACCCGCCACCTCACGTTCTTCGAGATGCTGGGCAACTTCAGCTTCGGCGACTACTTCAAGGCCGAGGCGATCCGCTGGGCCTACGAGCTGTCGGTCACCCCGGCGTCCGAGGGCGGGCTGGGCTTCGACCCCGAGCGGCTGTGGGCGACGGTGTACGAGTCCGACGACGAGGCCGAGCAGCTGTGGCTGTCCGAGACCGACATCCCCGCGGCCCGGATCCAGCGGCGCGACGCGAAGGACAACTTCTGGTCCACCGGCGGGCCGGGCCCGTGCGGGCCGTGCACCGAGATCTTCTACGACCGCGGGCCGGAGCACGGTGCCGAGGGCGGACCGGTCGTCGACGAGACCCGGTACACCGAGTACTGGAACCTCGTGTTCATGCAGTACGAGACCGACGGGCGGGGCAACCCCGAGCTGAAGGGGTCGGACTCGATCGTCGGGACCCTCCCGAAGCAGAACGTCGACACCGGATCGGGCCTCGAGCGCGTCGCGATGCTGCTGCAGGACGTGCCGACCCTGTTCGACACCGACGAGTTCCGGCCGCTCGTGGACCTGGCCAGCGAGCTGACGTCCACGCCCTACACCGGCCAGTTCGGGGAGGGGGCGACACCCTCGGATGTCTGGCTGCGGGTGATCGCCGAGCACGCCCGCGCCACCGCCTTCCTCATCGGGGACGGGGTCCTGCCGGCCAACGAGGGCCGCGGTTACGTCCTCCGCCGCCTGCTGCGCCGGGTGGTCAACTCCGCCCGGAAGCTCGGGCTGGACGACCCGATCATGCCGACGATGACCGGTGCGGTCATCGACACCTACGGTGACCACTACCCGGACCTGAAGGCCCAGGCGACGCTGATCACCAAGGTCGCCCAGGCCGAGGAGGACACGTTCGCCGCGACCCTCCGCTCCGGCCTGTCGATGCTGGACAGCGCGATCGAGACCGCCAAGGCCACCGAGGGCTCCGCGCTCGACGCCCAGACCGCCTTCACCCTCCACGACACCTACGGCTTCCCCGTCGACCTGACCATCGAGATCGCCGCCGAGCAGGGCGTCACCCTCGACCGCGACGCGTTCGCCGAGCACATGGACGCCCAGCGGGCCCGCGCCCGCGCCGCGACGAAGGCCGGGCGCGAGGGCGTCAGCACCGACGTGTACAAGCAGGCCGCGTCCGCGGCCGGCGGCGTGGAGTTCACCGGCTACGAGCGGGAGTCCGACACCTCCGCGGTCGCGGCCCTGATCGCCGGCGGCGGGCTGGTCGACCGCGCCCAGGAGGGCGACGAGGTCCAGGTCGTCCTGCGCCGCACCCCCTTCTACGCCGAGGGCGGCGGCCAGCTCGGCGACCACGGTGTGATCACCACCCCGACCGGGCGCATCCAGGTCACCGACACCACGACCCCCGCCGAGGGGCTGATCGTCCACACCGGCACCGTCGTCGCGGGCGAGGTCGCCACCGGCGAGGACGCCGAGGCCGAGATCGACCACGACCGGCGCACCTCCATCCGCCGGGGGCACACCGCCACCCACATCCTCCACGCCACGATCCGCGAGATGCTCGGCGACCACGCCGCCCAGGCCGGCTCGGCGATCGACGCCGGCCACTTCCGCTTCGACTTCCCCCACTTCGAGGCGATCTCGAGCGACCAGCTGGCCGAGCTCGAGGGGTTGGTCAACGACCGCATCGCCGACAACCCCGAGGTGCAGACCCGCCTGATGAGCCAGGAGGAGGCCCGCAGCACCGGGGCGACCGCCCTGTTCGGGGAGAAGTACGGCGACACCGTCCGCGTCGTCACCATCGAGGAGTACTCGAAGGAGCTGTGCGGCGGCACCCACGTCCACTCCGCCGGCGAGGTTGGGCTGTTCACCGTCCTCGACGAGGGGTCGATCGCGAACAACGTCAGACGAATCCAGGCGCTGACCGGGCCAGAGGCGTTCGGGCACCTGTCGAAGGAGCGCCTGATCGCCCAGTCCGTCGCGCGGATCCTGAAGGTGCCGTCCGAGGACGTGCCCGCCCGCGTCGAGGAGCTGATGGCGCGGGTCCGCGATGTCGAGAAGCAGCTCGCGAGGGCCCGTGAGGAGGCCGTCCTGGCCCAGGCCGACCAGCTGCTCGCCGATGCCGAGGCCGTGGGCGACGCCCGCGTGGTGTCCGGCGTGATCGCCGGCGCGGACCACGACGCGCTCCGCACCCTCGCCCTCGACCTGCGCAACCGCATCGGCCGCGGTGCGGTGGTGCTGGGGACGATGAAGGCCGACGGCAAGGCCCAGCTCCTCGCCGCGCTGTCCGCCGACGTCGTGGAGGCGGGCACCCAGGCCGCCGACGTGCTGCGGCCCGGCGCCACGGTCGTCGGGGGCGGCGCGGGCGGGACGGGCGACGACGCCCAGGCCGGCGGCAAGGACGGCTCGAAGGTCGCCGAGGCCGTCCAGGTCGCCGCCGCCGAGGCCCGGTCGCGCCTGCAGGCCTGA
- a CDS encoding CoA pyrophosphatase — protein sequence MLDVVTLTARVAAHRPTAHPEAWASTALILGDGGDGPEVLFIRRVTRAGDRWSGDMALPGGKVDPGDADVVAAAAREAFEETRVTVGDPVGRLDDQQARAFTERIATVVFTVDGLPEPVPEPAEVADAMWLPVAALADPAHRTWYRYGGVVPFPSLTIGEHMIWGLTHRIITHFLSVAGIT from the coding sequence GTGCTCGATGTCGTGACGCTGACAGCCCGGGTCGCCGCGCACCGGCCCACGGCGCACCCCGAGGCGTGGGCGTCGACGGCGCTGATCCTGGGCGACGGCGGCGACGGCCCGGAGGTCCTGTTCATCCGCCGGGTCACCCGTGCAGGCGACCGGTGGTCCGGCGACATGGCCCTGCCGGGCGGGAAGGTCGACCCGGGTGACGCCGACGTCGTCGCGGCCGCGGCCCGGGAGGCGTTCGAGGAGACCCGCGTGACCGTCGGCGACCCCGTCGGCCGCCTGGACGACCAGCAGGCGCGGGCGTTCACCGAGCGGATCGCCACGGTCGTGTTCACCGTCGACGGCCTGCCCGAGCCGGTCCCCGAGCCCGCCGAGGTCGCGGACGCCATGTGGCTGCCGGTCGCCGCGCTGGCCGATCCGGCGCACCGCACCTGGTACCGCTACGGCGGGGTCGTCCCCTTCCCCTCCCTCACCATCGGCGAGCACATGATCTGGGGCCTGACCCACCGGATCATCACCCACTTCCTGTCCGTCGCCGGGATCACCTGA
- a CDS encoding shikimate dehydrogenase, with protein sequence MTDAATRLLCVLGHPVGHSISPQLHSAAIAAAGLNAVYLAFDVAPEGFTAAIEGLVALGFLGANVTIPHKAAALAIAETATEEAEFIGAANTLYWDADGRLAADNTDAAGLMAVLGECGVTAGDPVTLFGAGGAARAAAVALGRIGAAVRVEARRADAAADVEALARRAGGQMADDDPPRVVVNATPLGRHGERLPEELMGLGEGQVALDLNYGPASPFLTEAGRRGAVAVDGIGMLVGQAEAAFARWTGQAPPEGVMWAAAAQVGP encoded by the coding sequence ATGACCGACGCGGCCACGCGACTGCTGTGCGTGCTCGGCCACCCGGTGGGGCACTCGATCTCGCCGCAGCTGCACTCCGCGGCGATCGCCGCGGCCGGGCTGAACGCGGTGTACCTGGCCTTCGACGTCGCCCCGGAGGGGTTCACGGCGGCCATCGAGGGGCTCGTCGCCCTCGGGTTCCTCGGCGCCAACGTGACGATCCCGCACAAGGCCGCCGCGCTGGCGATCGCCGAGACCGCCACCGAGGAGGCCGAGTTCATCGGCGCGGCCAACACCCTCTACTGGGACGCCGACGGGCGGCTGGCGGCCGACAACACCGACGCGGCCGGGCTGATGGCCGTCCTGGGCGAATGCGGGGTGACCGCGGGTGACCCTGTGACGCTGTTCGGCGCCGGCGGGGCCGCCCGTGCCGCCGCCGTCGCGCTGGGCCGGATCGGCGCCGCGGTCCGGGTCGAAGCGCGACGCGCGGACGCCGCGGCCGACGTCGAGGCGCTGGCCCGGCGGGCGGGCGGGCAGATGGCGGACGACGACCCGCCGCGGGTGGTCGTGAACGCGACCCCGCTGGGCAGGCACGGCGAGCGGCTGCCGGAGGAGCTGATGGGGTTGGGGGAGGGGCAGGTGGCCCTCGACCTCAACTACGGGCCGGCGTCCCCGTTCCTCACCGAGGCCGGTCGTCGGGGGGCCGTCGCGGTCGACGGGATCGGCATGTTGGTCGGGCAGGCCGAGGCGGCGTTCGCCCGGTGGACCGGCCAGGCCCCGCCGGAGGGGGTGATGTGGGCAGCGGCTGCTCAAGTCGGGCCCTGA
- the ruvX gene encoding Holliday junction resolvase RuvX: protein MTRPGRVLGVDPGTTRIGLAVSDPDRLVATPHSTVAGGRGAAQRVKAVHDDLGCVAVVVGLPRSLAGRKTGSTQMAEALADQLRQVGAVVHLHDERLTSVQADRVLRASGKTTRQTKGYKDQVAASVLLQSWLDSRPPTTPTSEPPPP from the coding sequence GTGACCCGGCCGGGTCGGGTGCTCGGGGTCGACCCGGGCACCACGCGGATCGGCCTGGCGGTCAGCGACCCCGACCGGCTGGTCGCCACCCCGCACTCGACGGTGGCCGGTGGGCGGGGTGCGGCGCAGCGGGTGAAGGCCGTCCACGACGACCTCGGCTGCGTGGCCGTGGTGGTGGGCTTGCCACGATCCCTCGCGGGGCGGAAGACTGGTTCGACGCAGATGGCCGAGGCGCTGGCCGACCAGCTCCGGCAGGTCGGGGCGGTGGTGCACCTGCACGACGAGCGGCTCACCAGCGTCCAGGCGGACCGGGTGCTGCGCGCGTCGGGCAAGACCACCCGCCAGACCAAGGGCTACAAGGACCAGGTCGCGGCCAGCGTCCTGCTGCAATCCTGGCTGGACAGCCGCCCCCCGACGACTCCGACAAGCGAGCCGCCACCCCCATGA